A single Lactuca sativa cultivar Salinas chromosome 8, Lsat_Salinas_v11, whole genome shotgun sequence DNA region contains:
- the LOC111887114 gene encoding phosphatidylinositol:ceramide inositolphosphotransferase 1: MSLYIGREASKLWKRICAETTTEINLLLENWKYILGGLICQYIHGLAARSVHYFHHPGPILHDSGFLLLPELGQERAYVSETVFTFVFLSFVLWTFHPFIFKSKKIYTVLIWVRVLAFLVACQFLRIITFYSTILPGPNYHCREGSRLATLPRPDNLLEVFVIIPRGVLYGCGDLIFSSHMIFSLVFVRTYQKYGSGRFIKQCAWLIAVVQSLLIIASRKHYTVDVIVAWYTVNLVVFFVDHKLPELPDRSLGGGPMLPLSKDGRMKEEGTKLVNGNSVDPVDRRSRSQANGKVNEESDSVHVDVLDGA; the protein is encoded by the exons ATGTCGCTTTACATTGGTCGCGAGGCTTCCAag cttTGGAAAAGAATATGTGCAGAAACTACAACTGAAATCAACCTTCTTCTGGAGAATTGGAAGTATATTCTCGGCGGTTTAATTTGCCAG TACATTCATGGGCTGGCAGCTCGATCAGTTCATTATTTTCATCATCCAGGACCAATTCTACATGACTCCGGGTTCTTACTTCTTCCT GAACTTGGGCAGGAAAGAGCATATGTCAGTGAGACAGTATTCACCTTTGTCTTCCTTTCCTTTGTCCTG TGGACTTTCCATCCTTTCATATTCAAAAGCAAAAAAATATACACAGTTCTTATTTGGGTCAGAGTCCTCGCGTTTCTAGTT GCTTGTCAATTTCTTCGTATCATTACATTTTATTCAACTATACTACCTGGCCCAAACTACCATTGCCGTGAG GGCTCACGTCTTGCGACACTGCCTCGTCCAGATAATCTTCTTGAAGTTTTTGTAATTA TTCCCCGGGGTGTTCTTTATGGTTGTGGTGATTTGATATTCTCATCTCATATGATCTTTTCTCTGGTATTTGTTAGAACATATCAAAAATATGGCTCAGGGAG ATTTATAAAACAGTGTGCTTGGTTAATAGCAGTGGTTCAGAGTTTATTAATAATTGCATCTCGTAAGCATTACACAGTTGATGTCATTGTGGCATG GTACACAGTTAATTTGGTTGTGTTCTTTGTTGATCACAAGTTACCAG AGCTGCCTGATCGAAGTCTAGGTGGAGGACCTATGTTACCTTTGAGCAAGGATGGCAGAATGAAAGAAGAAGGGACTAAACTTGTGAATGGAAACTCTGTTGATCCTGTGGATCGG AGATCAAGAAGTCAAGCAAATGGGAAGGTGAATGAAGAAAGTGATAGTGTACACGTGGACGTATTAGATGGTGCATAG
- the LOC128127831 gene encoding uncharacterized protein LOC128127831, producing the protein MHRSGSNDFNILSTALHQYKITNNGKPFGNQKAWEVCRNGPKWVLYLETAHSGSTTGSNKRPRTSESEIGANLDLNDEFDATEGEGPSDVHLRRPPGRDKARKGASSSGKSTNEDMLAEKIEKTLNFLEKKFDATKEQRRRQLALTNLQIVNTMPQPNLDLENLRVFMKIQQEVLDQYRN; encoded by the coding sequence ATGCATCGAAGTGGTAGCAATGATTTCAACATTTTGTCAACGGCGTTGCACCAATACAAAATTACCAACAATGGTAAACCTTTTGGCAACCAAAAAGCGTGGGAAGTTTGTCGCAATGGCCCAAAATGGGTCCTTTATCTGGAAACGGCGCATTCGGGATCTACCACCGGTTCCAATAAAAGGCCGAGAACGTCCGAGTCGGAGATCGGTGCTAACCTCGACCTCAATGATGAGTTCGACGCCACCGAGGGTGAGGGTCCATCGGACGTCCATCTTCGTCGACCACCGGGTAGGGACAAAGCGAGAAAGGGGGCTTCGTCTAGCGGAAAATCAACCAACGAGGACATGTTAGCGGAGAAAATCGAAAAAACTCtaaattttttagaaaaaaaatttgaTGCAACGAAGGAGCAACGCCGGCGACAATTGGCACTCACCAATCTTCAAATCGTAAACACAATGCCGCAACCCAATCTCGACCTGGAAAATTTAAGGGTCTTTATGAAAATTCAACAAGAAGTTCTCGACCAATATCGCAACTAG
- the LOC111887115 gene encoding fructose-1,6-bisphosphatase, chloroplastic translates to MAATTSSNLLHFSSSHSTSRLSPLKTALFSCSKRKLPVAGGGAATTTGGVRCMAVAAEAASVKKTSSYQIMTLTTWLLKQEQSGIIDAELTIVLSSISMACKQIASLVQRASISNMTGVQGAVNIQGEDQKKLDVISNEVFSNCLRSSGRTGIIASEEEDVPVAVEESYSGNYIVVFDPLDGSSNIDAAVSTGSIFGIYSPNDECLPDLDDNSTLDTEEQRCIVNVCQPGTNLLAAGYCMYSSSVIFVLSIGTGVYSFTLDPMYGEFVLTQEKIQIPKSGKIYSFNEGNYQLWDDKLKKYMDDLKDPGPTGKPYSARYIGSLVGDFHRTLLYGGIYGYPRDKKSKNGKLRLLYECAPMSYLVEQAGGKGSDGHQRVLDIQPTEIHQRVPLYIGSVDEVEKLEKYLA, encoded by the exons ATGGCAGCAACGACATCTTCAAACCTCCTTCACTTCTCCAGTTCCCACTCAACTTCACGCCTATCCCCTCTCAAAACCGCCCTCTTTTCATGCTCCAAGAGAAAGCTTCCGGTGGCCGGTGGTGGTGCCGCCACCACCACAGGTGGAGTACGGTGCATGGCGGTGGCAGCAGAGGCGGCGTCTGTAAAGAAGACGAGTTCTTATCAGATAATGACATTGACAACCTGGTTGTTGAAACAAGAGCAATCTGGAATCATCGATGCTGAACTTACCATCGTCTTGTCCAGCATTTCAATGGCTTGTAAACAGATCGCATCTTTGGTGCAGCGAGCCAGCATCTCCAACATGACCGGAGTTCAGGGAGCTGTTAATATTCAGGGAGAGGATCAGAAGAAGCTCGATGTCATCTCCAATGAG GTGTTTTCGAATTGTTTGAGATCGAGTGGAAGAACTGGGATCATTGCATCGGAGGAGGAGGACGTGCCGGTGGCGGTGGAAGAGAGTTACTCCGGCAACTACATTGTGGTGTTTGATCCTCTTGATGGATCATCCAACATTGATGCTGCTGTTTCAACTGGTTCTATTTTCGGAATCTACAGTCCAAACGACGAGTGTCTCCCTGATCTTGACGATAACTCCACG CTGGACACCGAGGAACAGAGGTGCATCGTGAACGTATGCCAGCCCGGAACCAACCTTCTGGCAGCCGGTTACTGCATGTACTCAAGCTCCGTCATCTTCGTGCTCTCCATAGGAACCGGCGTTTATTCATTCACATTAGACCCAATGTATGGTGAGTTTGTTCTGACTCAAGAAAAGATCCAAATCCCGAAATCGGGTAAGATTTACTCGTTTAACGAAGGAAACTATCAACTATGGGATGATAAGCTCAAGAAATACATGGATGACCTAAAGGACCCTGGTCCTACCGGAAAACCTTACTCCGCTAGGTATATCGGTAGCTTGGTCGGTGATTTCCACCGGACGCTTTTGTACGGAGGAATTTACGGGTACCCACGGGACAAAAAGAGCAAGAACGGGAAGCTTAGGCTCTTGTATGAGTGTGCTCCGATGAGTTACTTGGTTGAACAGGCCGGCGGAAAGGGCTCCGATGGCCATCAACGAGTACTTGACATCCAGCCGACTGAG ATTCATCAACGAGTTCCTCTATACATTGGAAGCGTAGACGAAGTGGAAAAATTGGAGAAGTATTTGGCTTAA